The Cytophagales bacterium DNA segment AATGACCGCTCTCAGACGGATGACTATTGGATGATGGGATTCATGGTCATGCGAAAGATCAACAACCTGAGTATATACATCAACTTTGAAAACTTCACTGATACACGGCAGCACCGCATGGAGAGCTTCCAGGTTGATTCTCATGTCAAACCCGATTTCCCGGAGATATGGGCTCCTACGGACGGTAGAATCATCAATGCAGGTTTCATCTTAGAACTATGACATCATGAACTTCTATCAAATTTTTCTTCCTGTAGCTTCCTTACTCTATTTGTTGCTGGTGTTCGTTCTCAGGTCTTTCATCCTTTGGAAACAGACCAGGGTGAATCCGCTTGTTTTTGGGAACACAGACAAAGCCCATGATTATATTGGTCGCGTTTATAAAGTAATGGTGCTAGGTACCTGGATCTCGATAACCTTATTTTCCTTTTTCCCTAATCAATACCCGTTTTTGTTACCTATCGAATACCTGGAGTCCGACCAATTAAAGTTTGCCGGATTGGTCCTATTGTTTGTATCGTTCCTTTGGACAAGCATAGGACAATATCAGATGTCTGGATCGTGGAGGATCGGAATCGACTATGAAGAAACGACCAGGTTGGTCAGCAATGGGCTCTTTAAGTATTCTAGAAACCCCATTTTCCTGGGAGTCCTGATCTCTTATCTCGGTACTTTCCTGATCATTCCAAACATCCTAAGCTTTTCGATAATGTTAGTAACATTCGTTACGATCCAAACACAGGTGAGATTGGAAGAAGAGTACCTTGAATCCGTTCAAGGCAAGGAATACATAGAATACAAATCACAGGTAAGAAGGTGGCTTTGATCAATGACCATGTAACATCACTTTTTTACTTAATCACAGGTTCACTAACTTCCATCAATGGAAGCGCAAGAGATCATTCCGATACTTCGAATGTTTGATTATCAAAAGGCCGTAGAATTCTATGTGGATTGGCTGGGATTTGAAATCGACTGGGAACATAAATTTCATGATAATGCACCTCTTTACATGCAAGTATCGAGAGGAGGAATTATACTTCATCTTTCGGAACATCACGGTGATGCGTCACCAGGAGCCAAGATCTTTATCAACTGTACGGGTCTGAAGGAATATCATAAGGGTCTCAAGAAGAAGCAATACAAATACAATAATCCAGGGATCAGTAAAATACCCTGGCGAGATGTCTGTATGGAAGTCAATGATCCATTCCACAACATTCTAGTGTTCAATGAGAAGAAGACCTGAAAACAAAAAAAGCCACACATCAAAGACGCATCGCTTCTCATTAAGAACCAGCTATGGAAAATACCTGCCCGTCGGCAGTGTTTACAAACTGGGGGATCAACGATTACCCATAATAATGCTCGAGATTATGGCTATTCTTATGTTTAAGGTAGTAGGACAAAGAATGCTTCTCTCGGCATAGATTCCGATGGCAAGTGATTAGTTATAAGAAGGAAAATCCCAAGGAGTTTGAATTCGCATTTGGAATACATGGCAACCACAGTGACCTTTCACATCCTACATTACACCACTTTATATTGATTGCTTTGGTATTCCTGGCATTCTTGAACCTGCTTTTTGTCCGTTGCGCCTCAGGCAAGAAAACACATAAATTCACTGACAATTTACCTGCTTATAAAACCAGTTAAAGATCGAAATTGACTGATAAATTAATCTAAGCACCAAGTTCTAAGATCTGACCATCAGCTGGGGTAAGTATGGTTACGTTCTCATGGATAGCAGCTTCATTCAATTGCTGCCTTGTAACTGTACAATGATCCAGAGCTTGCAAGTGTACAGCAATTATAGTAGCATTGGGTGCCTTTTTAGCAACCAAAAGGGTCTCATCTACGTCCATTAAAATTCTTTCGTTACCTCCTCTGAATAATGCGCCACCAGAATTCGTTATGATAATGTCAGGACGATATTGATCGATGTAACCTTCAATCTCCTGGTCCCAAATACAATCACCAATAAAATAGATGGTAGGGTGATCTTCCGCTTGCAGAATGAAACCCGAAACTTCTCCAAGCATCTCCAATAGATTATCCGGGCCATGCTTACCACTGGTTCTTACTATAGTTATACCATTATAATTGTAGTTGGAGTCAATAGTTATCGCATGCTGAAATCCGGCCTTTGCAACGACTTTTTCATCGGCAGGTTGATTGAAAAAGGAAATATCCTTAGGTAAATTTTTTATGGCCGCATTGTCAAAATGGTCGGGATGTGAATGAGTAAGTAACACTGCATCAATATCACTTATGATCTCGCTTAAAGGAAGTGGTAAATCTAAAGTAGGATTCAGCTGTTGATCAGGGACTACAAATGATCGTAAACTATGCTTTTCTGACAACATTGGATCAAGCAAAAATATCTTGTCTGCATATTTCACTTTCAGTGTTGCATTTCTAATCAGTTGTATGCTTGTGGCTCCCATTATCAAACAGTTATTGAGCCTCCAAAAATAAGAGAGATTGAATTCTTCAGGGTATTTTCTAAAGTCTGGCCACAAAAGCACCGCTTGAGGAAAAATAAGTGTAACGTGATGTCGGAGATCTTACTATCTCGATACGACCTGTTCATTTCTCAGGGAATGCTCACGCACCTAACAACCAACCTCAATAGCAACGAGATCGAAGAACTTTATGGTAACAGGGTAAGAAGCAGAGTCCGCGAAATGATGAACTTAGTTGGATATGAGAATGGGAAGGATAAAAGACACTGACAAGAGCAACGAAATAATATCGAATAACCTCCTTCCTTGAACGTCTTTTGAATAATTGCTAATGGATTTGATCAACAGGCTCTTCCCAAATAAATGAGTAATCATCTTGAGCATACCAACTATTAAGAGCCATTCTTTGGCTTCTTTTTTCTCCGTCTGGGTTTGTTAGAATATTCTTTGAAATCCTCTTCGGCCTTGAATTCTAACTTTCGCTTAGCATTCCAAAATGCTTCAATAGGCGTATCAAAAAGAGTATTTTCAAGAAGTTCGACATCTCTATCTTTGACGAGTTCGGTAAATTCGTTTAAAATTAAATACCCTCTTTTGTTACTGGGTTCACTAATCCCAGGAACAACGTTGACAAAATACTCTCGCTCCTCTTCTTCAAATAGTACTTTCACGATTGGGTTGAACTTTGGAAGTTCATTCGTCGAGTTATTTGTGGACTTGACTAGATATTTGGTCTCGTCTAGCGGATCTTGAATAGGTCTACCCCATCCGTCAGTTGAATAAGGTGGTTGTTGTCGTGACAATTGTATCCTAATTTCAACATTTCCGCCCTCTGGATCGTCCGTAAAATAGTATTCCGAGAACTCAGCTTCAATTTTCTCCTCAATTTCCCAATGTTCATACTCTGCTTCAAAGTTTATGTCAATTGACCTACTAGTTTCGTAGATAAACACAGGCGATGAC contains these protein-coding regions:
- a CDS encoding isoprenylcysteine carboxylmethyltransferase family protein, with the translated sequence MNFYQIFLPVASLLYLLLVFVLRSFILWKQTRVNPLVFGNTDKAHDYIGRVYKVMVLGTWISITLFSFFPNQYPFLLPIEYLESDQLKFAGLVLLFVSFLWTSIGQYQMSGSWRIGIDYEETTRLVSNGLFKYSRNPIFLGVLISYLGTFLIIPNILSFSIMLVTFVTIQTQVRLEEEYLESVQGKEYIEYKSQVRRWL
- a CDS encoding glyoxalase superfamily protein, producing the protein MEAQEIIPILRMFDYQKAVEFYVDWLGFEIDWEHKFHDNAPLYMQVSRGGIILHLSEHHGDASPGAKIFINCTGLKEYHKGLKKKQYKYNNPGISKIPWRDVCMEVNDPFHNILVFNEKKT
- a CDS encoding MBL fold metallo-hydrolase, with product MGATSIQLIRNATLKVKYADKIFLLDPMLSEKHSLRSFVVPDQQLNPTLDLPLPLSEIISDIDAVLLTHSHPDHFDNAAIKNLPKDISFFNQPADEKVVAKAGFQHAITIDSNYNYNGITIVRTSGKHGPDNLLEMLGEVSGFILQAEDHPTIYFIGDCIWDQEIEGYIDQYRPDIIITNSGGALFRGGNERILMDVDETLLVAKKAPNATIIAVHLQALDHCTVTRQQLNEAAIHENVTILTPADGQILELGA